The window GAGAGGCGAGTTTTCCTTTACTGCATGGTACGTTGGAGTTCGAGGGCATAGCACAGGGTACGGTACAGATACTTTTTTTCCGATAGCGGGGGACTATCAGGCATTGGCGGGGTCAAACAGGGCATTGAATGCAAGTCTTTTAACGTGCTTTGAGGATTACAAGCTGCCAGTAACTAGCTACAAGGCCACTTTAGCACTTCCACAGTTAGCTTTTACATCGCAGCTCTTCTGAATTGATCTCTATTGCAAGGCACCGGCCATGAATCGCaatgcttctccagcttaATCATCAGTCTCGGCATAAAAAATCCCCCACAGATTCGGCTGGAAGAGGGTAGAAAAGCTCATGCTGTGCCGCTAAACTCGTTTTGGTGCTGGCTCGGCTCAGGATCCATGTTTTGCCGATGCTCCGTGACAATTTTTTTGGGGCGTGCGAGCTCTCCAACAACACCGGAAGCGCTCTGCAgaccctcttcctcttcctccaacCTGCTGTTCCTGTGAAAGGCTGGCTCGTCGTGGTTCCGGCTTGTGATACCCCCgtttctttgtttcctttttccccctcttccaTTGCAGAAATCAAAGCAAGATGCAGCGCGCATTGACTTCCCGTGCCCGCGCCTCGGCCCTGTCCGGCGCTTACAAGTACCGATCTGGAGGTAGCCTGGGCCAGCAACTTCGGTTTGCTCACAAGGTGGGATATGGCAATTGGGATGACAAGTTGCAGATGGCTTTCATGGGACTAACTCGGACGCAATAGGAACTCAAGTTCGGTGTCGAGGGCCGTGCTGCTCTCCTGGCTGGTGCCGATACTCTCGCCAAGGCTGTTGCTACCACTCTTGGTCCCAAGGGCCGAAATGTCCTGATCGAGTCCAGCTTCGGCTCCCCCAAGATTACCAAGGGTATGACTAAGAATTTCTGCAACGTTGAGTTGCTTCTTGGGAACCTCTTTTGCTAATAATCTATTCCTACAGATGGTGTTACTGTCGCCAGGGCCATCAGCCTCAAGGACAAGTTTGAGAACCTCGGTGCCAAGCTGATCCAAGATGTTGCTTCCAAGACCAACGAGACTGCTGGTGACGGCACCACCAGTGCCACCGTCCTGGCCCgtgccatcttctccgaGACCGTCAAGAAcgttgctgctggctgcAACCCCATGGACCTGCGCCGCGGTATCCAGGCTGCTGTCGACTCCGTCGTCGACTTTTTGCAGAAGAACACCCgcgacatcaccaccagcgAGGAGGTTGCCCAGGTCGCCACTATCAGTGCCAACGGTGACCACCACGTTGGCAAGCTGATTGCCAATGCCATGGAGAAGGTTGGCAAGGAGGGTGTCATCAccgtcaaggagggcaagacCCTGCAGGACGAGCTCGAGGTTACCGAGGGTATGCGATTCGACCGCGGCTACGTTTCCCCTTACTTTATCACCGACGCCAAGTCTGGCAAGGTTGAGTTTGAGAACCCTCTGATCCTCCTctccgagaagaagatctcTGCTGTCCAGGACATCATCCCCGCCCTCGAGGCCTCTACCCAGCTCCGCCGCCCCCTTGTCATTGTCGCCGAGGACATTGACGGCGAGGCTCTGGCTGTCTGCATTCTGAACAAGCTCCGTGGCCAGCTCCAGGTCGCTGCCGTCAAGGCCCCTGGCTTCGGTGACAACCGCAAGTCCATCCTTGGCGATCTTGCCGTCCTGACCAACGGAACCGTCTTCTCTGACGAGCTTGACATCAAGCTTGAGAAGGCCACCCCCGACATGCTGGGTTCCACCggctccatcaccatcaccaaggaggaCACCATCCTCCTCAACGGTGAGGGCAGCAAGGATGCCATTTCTCAGCGATGCGAGCAGATCCGTGGTGTCATTGCTGACCCCACCACCTCCGAGtacgagaaggagaagctccagGAGCGTCTGGCCAAGCTTTCTGGCGGtgttgccgtcatcaagGTCGGTGGCTCCTCCGAGGTTGAGgtcggcgagaagaaggaccgATTCGTCGATGCCCTGAACGCCACCCGCGCTGCCGTCGAGGAGGGTATCCTGCCCGGTGGTGGTACTGCCCTGATCAAGGCCTCTTCCCAGGCCCTGAACGAcgtcaaggctgccaacTTTGACCAGCAGCTGGGTATTACCATTGTCAAGAACGCCATCACTCGACCTGCCCGAACCATTATCGAGAACGCCGGCCTGGAGGGCTCTGTCGTTGTTGGCAAGCTGACCGACGAGTACGGCAGCGACTTCAACCGCGGTTTCGACAGCGCCAAGGGCGAGTACGTTGACATGATCCAGGCCGGTATCCTTGATCCCCTCAAGGTTGTCCGCACTGGTCTCATTGATGCCAGCGGCGTCGCTTCGCTGCTGGGTACCACTGAGGTCGCCATCGTTGAGGCCCCTGAGGAGCGACCTGCTGGTCCTCCCATGGGCGGCATGGGTGGCATGGGAGGAATGGGCGGCATGATGTAAGATGCCACCgcaagaagcaaagaagaagaaaaaaacggaACAGGAAGTGATGTATAAAAATTATTCTATGACGGGGCATGGTTTCCGGTGTTATACTAGAAGGATGGTTCAAGCGGCCTACTACCCATCTCCCCTCactctccatcttcctctctatCTACCTGTCCATCTATCTGCGGCTGAGCTCTGAGCTTGCCCTTATCTCCATGGGGAGTGGGCAAGCCGAGCCTTGCTGTTtattgtattgtattgtaGCGCTCCTGGCCATGTACCACTACCAAAAAAAGGGATAATAACGAATGAAATGTTTTTTTAACGAGACAATGTTTGCAAAAGGATTTAGGCAACTGGAAATGTTAAATGAAGTAATGTCCGGTAAGCGGGGGACAGAAAAACCAAGACTGAGAAGATTACGAACACACGTAACTTAAAATAGTATGCCTATAAATCTTAACTCTTCAGGTATCTCCTGCTGTAtctatattttttttagtatctgctactatatctatatttctctagtatctgctactatatttatatttctctagtagctattattatatttatatttatttactcCTTAGTATTATTTCTATGCTGCGCCTgttttataaagtaaagtAATTAGGTGCTTATATTGCTAAATGTAtgcacttattcattttgcagtctcgctttttctgacctctGCTTGCCGGGTAGCTGTAGATACTATGTCTATTGCGCAATTGTGGCTGTACTTGGTGTTGAGAATTATGGTTGCCTTGAGGCAGCCGGAAATGAAGcaggatgagatgagatgagatggagctgGGAAATGTTGATGCCTGGCTTTGTTGGATTGGATTAGACTGGAATGAATgatttaattatatatattgagccgccattgttgagTAGAGAGATAGGCTGGAAGAGATATTGAACCTTTATCACCTCCTCTCAATCCTCCCAATGGCCACCTGAACAAAGCCTCTGTCAAAACCAACACAGCGTCCATCCGTCCAGCATATCTTACGAGTACATCCATCTACTTATCTactccccccttcttcgtTAGGCACCAGGTAAAATGCACATCCCGACTCCATGCAATACGTAATTCCCcatataaaaaaaaagccctcCAGTCcaatctctcttctcatctccccCCCAGTCCAGTCCCAGAGTCGTCAGTCCCAAGTCACGTGCAGCTCCCCCTCGAGCAACTCTCGGCCAAAAGCAAAACCCCACCCGTGGGGACCAGCAGCTTTTCGCCCTTTTTAGCACCCCGCCTCCTTCTGCTGGCTTGGTTCTTTGTACTTAACTTACCTGCGCAGTTCCCAGACCATCCCGCTGTCACACCAAtttggcatcatcgtcgaACCCACGTCCTGACGCCAGTCTCGccgtttcttctttttcttcctgtgTGTTGCTTCTCCCGATTCCTGATTCCCTCCGCGTCATTTGCATCTTGTTGCCCGTCTCTTGTTTTTGCTTTGGACTTCTCTGGTTTTGGGCAACGGTGCAGCGGCGCTTTGGCGTATCTCCCGCATATACTCAAGGAACCCCCTCATCGCTAACAGGAGAAACCTCGTCAGCTCATCacccctccttttttttctacacCGCAGTGCGTCTTTCGTCGACGACCAAAATCGCAAACATGGTGAGTTGTTTCTCGTGGCATTACAGCTTCGAAGGCGTGTCTTTGTTGTATATTCCTAGTACTGACCGCGTTGCGTAACTCCAGTCTCAATCAGGGTGCGtgtctctcccccctttgACGTTATCTCTTCCCACTATTTATAGCCCCCCTCCACGCGATCCGCCACCCGCCATCCtcttcaccatggccaacGACGGTGCAGATGTGGCCGCATGATCGGATTGGCGGCAGTGGGGAGAAGcttaaaaacaaaaaaaggaagaaacgGAAGCAAGATAAACGCATTACTTGGCGGGAATTGGCAGGCTGATGATAAGCTTGGTTTTTAGAGCGAAAGTTTCCGCCCAGGTCTCCGAGGAGTTCCAGAAGCTTAAGCGAAGCAACGACAAGAACAGACTCCTGAGATACATTGTCTTCAAGCTGTCCGACGACTACTCCGAGATCCAGGTCGAGCACGCTGAGGCCGATAACGACTGGGACAGCTTCCGCGAGAGGCTCCTCTCCGCCACCTCCAAGAGCAAGACTGTGCGTCTCAATCACCAAAGAAATTCAAAAATCTAAAATGACGTACACGCCGGAATAAAAGCTGACTTGAGACTTTCATTAGGGTGCTGTTGGCAAGGGTCCCCGCTACGCTGTCTACGACTTTGGCTTCAAGTTTGACGGCCGAGAGATGTATGTCGGCCCAATGCCACCCGATGATGGAGCTGCCGCAGTTTACTGACAATCTGAAACAGCAACAAGATCATTCTCATCGCCTGGTCTCCCGATGATGCCGGTGTCCACGTACGTTGACCTTGTTACCATGTGTAaattgactttttttttcgctaACAGAAAGCAACAGCCCAAGATGATCTACGCCGCCTCCAAGGAGGCTCTCAAGCGATCCCTGGAAGGCTACGCTTATGAGATCCAGGCCAACGACTCTGACGACCTCGAGTACGCTTCTGTCCTCAACGCCGTCCTGGCCAAGGTGAACGCATAAGCGAACCCTCACCAAACAATAATGTGATGCATGGGGGAAGGGGCAGCTACCagggagaagcaaaagaagggagGCACTGCCGTGTCCTCGTTTAGATTGGGCGTGCTGGAGGGCTGTGTTTATTCGATGAATAGGCATAGGTAATTTTTCAGATGTGCTAGCGCTACAGATGACGATGTACACCGTACCAAGGGAAAATCAGACTCGTTTCTTGTACTGCATGTGACGATTCACTGGTgactttgtttgcttgcgTGAAGGAACAATTAAAAGTATGCTCTATTAAGAAAGAAGACGCCCGTCATGTGGTTTGTACATATAAGTATATC of the Trichoderma breve strain T069 chromosome 4, whole genome shotgun sequence genome contains:
- a CDS encoding cofilin/tropomyosin-type actin-binding protein domain-containing protein; translated protein: MISLVFRAKVSAQVSEEFQKLKRSNDKNRLLRYIVFKLSDDYSEIQVEHAEADNDWDSFRERLLSATSKSKTGAVGKGPRYAVYDFGFKFDGREINKIILIAWSPDDAGVHPKMIYAASKEALKRSLEGYAYEIQANDSDDLEYASVLNAVLAKVNA
- a CDS encoding TCP-1/cpn60 chaperonin family domain-containing protein, which gives rise to MQRALTSRARASALSGAYKYRSGGSLGQQLRFAHKELKFGVEGRAALLAGADTLAKAVATTLGPKGRNVLIESSFGSPKITKDGVTVARAISLKDKFENLGAKLIQDVASKTNETAGDGTTSATVLARAIFSETVKNVAAGCNPMDLRRGIQAAVDSVVDFLQKNTRDITTSEEVAQVATISANGDHHVGKLIANAMEKVGKEGVITVKEGKTLQDELEVTEGMRFDRGYVSPYFITDAKSGKVEFENPLILLSEKKISAVQDIIPALEASTQLRRPLVIVAEDIDGEALAVCILNKLRGQLQVAAVKAPGFGDNRKSILGDLAVLTNGTVFSDELDIKLEKATPDMLGSTGSITITKEDTILLNGEGSKDAISQRCEQIRGVIADPTTSEYEKEKLQERLAKLSGGVAVIKVGGSSEVEVGEKKDRFVDALNATRAAVEEGILPGGGTALIKASSQALNDVKAANFDQQLGITIVKNAITRPARTIIENAGLEGSVVVGKLTDEYGSDFNRGFDSAKGEYVDMIQAGILDPLKVVRTGLIDASGVASLLGTTEVAIVEAPEERPAGPPMGGMGGMGGMGGMM